A single window of Motacilla alba alba isolate MOTALB_02 chromosome 12, Motacilla_alba_V1.0_pri, whole genome shotgun sequence DNA harbors:
- the EMC3 gene encoding ER membrane protein complex subunit 3, which yields MSEPELLLDSNIRLWVVLPIVFITFFVGMIRHYVSILLQSDKRLTQEQVSDSQVLIRSRVLRENGKYIPKQSFLSRKYFFNNPEDGFFKKTKRKVVPPSPMTDPTMLTDMMKGNVTNVLPMILIGGWINMTFSGFVTTKVPFPLTLRFKPMLQQGIELLTLDASWVSSASWYFLNVFGLRSIYTLILGQDNAADQSRVMQEQMTGAAMAMPADTNKAFKTEWEALELTDHQWALEDVEEELMAKDLHFEGMFKEELQTSIF from the exons ATGAGCGAGcccgagctgctgctggactCCAACATCCGGCTATGGGTGGTGCTGCCCATCGTCTTCATCACTTTCTTCGTGGGCATGATCCGGCACTACGTGtccatcctgctgcagagcGACAAGCGCCTCACGCAGGAGCAGGTGTCCGACAG CCAAGTCCTGATCCGGAGCAGAGTCCTTcgggaaaatggaaaatacattcCAAAGCAG tcTTTCCTATCCcggaaatatttttttaataacccCGAGGATggattttttaagaaaacaaaaagaaaggtaGTGCCTCCTTCTCCAATGACAG ATCCTACCATGCTGACAGATATGATGAAAGGGAATGTAACCAATGTTCTGCCTATGATCCTCATTGGTGGTTGGATCAACATGACATTTTCAGGATTTGTCACAA CAAAGGTCCCGTTTCCCCTGACGCTGCGTTTTAAGCcaatgctgcagcagggaatcGAGCTGCTCACTTTGGATGCGTCCTG GGTGAGCTCTGCTTCCTGGTACTTCTTGAATGTGTTTGGACTCAGAAGCATTTATACTCTCATCCTGGGCCAAGATAATG CTGCAGATCAGTCCAGGGTGATGCAAGAACAAATGACAGGGGCAGCAATGGCCATGCCAGCAGATACTAACAAAGCATTTAAG ACGGAATGGGAAGCCTTAGAATTGACAGATCATCAGTGGGCCTTAGAAGATGTAGAAGAAGAGCTCATGGCAAAAGACCTCCATTTTGAAGGCATGTTTAAGGAAGAACTTCAGACCTCCATCTTCTGA